A single genomic interval of Microbulbifer variabilis harbors:
- the pta gene encoding phosphate acetyltransferase — MPHNARALMLIPLDVGVGITSVSLGLIRALERNRVETQFFKPVSEAPSRDGAIERTTEILRQTTKLDIPRSISAQEAETMISAGGTTELLEKILARYRSSVQTADVIVVEGLLPGRQNQFSDQLNCQMAKTLDAEVVLVASLHTGDIRQLTERLQYAMQPFGEGPSNPVVGCIINKLDAPPRITDPPGGHFISVGAQQEPCTKAVNRKDLYRKIPLRIVGAIPWNAQLLAPRALDLARHFNAQLINRGELESRRLRSVTFCSRSLANMLHRFNSGALLVTSADRPDVMVGASLAAMNGVKIGCMLLTGGYRLDRGVHKLCTPAMETGLPVMLVSSNTWHTVMELQTFNLRTPADDRERVNRVQDFFASHLDKNWVQSLSQVSQRPRRMSPPAFRYHLTEMARRVLKRIVLPEGEEPRTIRAALACAERGIAQPILLGRPGSIQRIAEQQGLRLSKKVEIIKPEDVWEEYVEPMVALRKNKGLTQVVAKEQLQDNVVLGTMMLALDQVDGLVSGAIHTTANTIRPALQLIKSAPGEELVSSIFFMLLPEQVLVYGDCAINPDPNANQLAAIAIQSADSAAAFGIEPRVAMISYSTGTSGTGLDVDKVREATQIAKQRRPKLIIDGPLQYDAALIKNVAEQKAPQSPVAGRATVFIFPDLNTGNTTYKAVQRSADLVSIGPMLQGLRKPVNDLSRGALVDDIVYTIALTAIQAQQHQSHIIKK, encoded by the coding sequence ATGCCCCACAACGCGCGCGCCCTAATGCTGATTCCACTGGATGTGGGTGTGGGTATTACGTCGGTAAGCCTGGGCTTAATACGAGCACTTGAACGCAACCGCGTAGAAACCCAGTTTTTCAAACCTGTCAGCGAAGCACCTTCGCGCGACGGCGCCATCGAGAGAACCACAGAGATATTGCGGCAGACTACCAAGCTGGACATTCCCCGTTCAATCAGCGCACAAGAAGCTGAAACTATGATCTCCGCAGGTGGAACCACGGAGCTACTGGAGAAAATTTTGGCCCGCTACCGCAGCAGCGTTCAAACTGCGGATGTAATAGTCGTGGAGGGACTTTTACCCGGAAGGCAGAATCAATTTTCTGACCAATTGAACTGCCAGATGGCAAAAACCCTGGATGCGGAAGTGGTGTTGGTTGCCAGCCTGCACACAGGCGATATTCGCCAGCTTACAGAGCGCCTGCAGTATGCGATGCAACCGTTTGGTGAGGGCCCATCCAACCCGGTGGTAGGCTGCATTATCAATAAGCTGGATGCCCCTCCCCGCATAACCGACCCACCTGGCGGCCACTTTATCTCGGTGGGCGCTCAACAGGAGCCCTGTACCAAAGCTGTCAACCGAAAGGATCTGTATCGTAAAATTCCTCTACGCATCGTTGGCGCCATCCCCTGGAATGCGCAGCTGCTAGCCCCCCGGGCGCTGGATCTGGCCCGGCATTTCAATGCACAACTAATCAATCGCGGAGAACTAGAGAGCCGCCGTTTGCGCAGCGTAACCTTCTGCTCGCGATCCCTAGCCAATATGCTGCATCGCTTTAATTCAGGTGCCCTACTGGTCACTTCAGCTGACAGGCCCGATGTCATGGTAGGAGCCAGCCTGGCAGCAATGAACGGTGTAAAAATTGGCTGCATGCTGCTGACCGGGGGCTACCGACTGGATCGCGGGGTACACAAACTTTGCACACCGGCCATGGAGACTGGACTGCCGGTAATGTTAGTTAGCTCCAACACCTGGCATACCGTGATGGAGTTACAAACCTTCAACCTGCGCACCCCCGCAGATGACCGCGAGCGAGTAAACCGGGTACAGGATTTTTTTGCCAGCCACTTGGATAAAAACTGGGTGCAATCCTTAAGTCAGGTTTCCCAACGACCGCGGCGGATGTCACCCCCAGCATTTCGCTACCACCTAACAGAAATGGCCCGCCGGGTACTAAAACGCATTGTGCTTCCAGAGGGAGAAGAACCCCGCACTATACGCGCAGCTCTGGCCTGTGCAGAACGGGGAATTGCACAACCGATACTGCTGGGAAGACCTGGATCTATCCAGCGAATCGCCGAGCAACAGGGCCTCAGGCTCAGTAAAAAAGTAGAAATCATCAAGCCCGAAGATGTCTGGGAAGAGTATGTAGAGCCCATGGTAGCTCTTCGAAAAAATAAGGGCCTCACTCAGGTGGTTGCGAAAGAACAGCTGCAAGACAATGTCGTTTTGGGCACTATGATGCTGGCCCTAGACCAAGTGGATGGCCTGGTTTCAGGCGCTATTCACACTACCGCCAATACCATCCGCCCCGCCCTGCAATTGATCAAGAGCGCTCCAGGTGAAGAGCTTGTCTCCTCAATTTTCTTTATGCTTCTACCCGAGCAGGTACTGGTATACGGAGACTGCGCCATCAACCCGGACCCCAACGCCAACCAATTGGCTGCGATCGCCATCCAGTCGGCAGACTCCGCAGCGGCCTTTGGGATAGAACCCCGAGTAGCAATGATCAGTTACTCCACCGGCACCTCAGGAACCGGCTTAGACGTAGACAAAGTGCGTGAAGCTACACAAATCGCCAAGCAGAGAAGGCCCAAGCTGATTATTGATGGACCACTGCAATACGATGCGGCGCTGATAAAAAATGTGGCTGAGCAGAAAGCGCCACAGAGCCCAGTCGCGGGCCGCGCCACCGTATTTATTTTCCCTGATTTAAACACCGGCAACACCACATATAAAGCAGTACAACGCAGTGCGGACTTAGTCAGTATTGGGCCTATGTTGCAGGGGCTGCGCAAACCGGTGAATGATCTTTCCCGCGGTGCCCTGGTGGACGATATTGTCTACACCATTGCACTTACCGCTATTCAGGCCCAGCAACATCAATCACATATAATTAAAAAATAA
- a CDS encoding acetyl-CoA hydrolase/transferase C-terminal domain-containing protein: MEVSPDNVPQRFTGAEECIDALLRRVGKKIVLGLPLGLGKANHFANALYARAAADPSISLTIYTALTLERPRGDSDITRRFVQPLLDRLYSHYQDLGYVTARRQGQLPNNIEVIEFFMEPGALLGNRYAQQHYVSTNYTEVPEDLLRNGINVIAQMVSPSPAGGKYSLSCNPDLTLPLLKLASDRKGQSLFLLGEVNHQLPYMPGSSELAEGAFDFLLEGNQFNTPLFAAPAMPVSFTEYAIGFHIASLIADGGTLQVGIGALGDAVCHALRLRHKENPLFTRLLDKLADSESSAYRKNLPLQKTPFQQGLYGASEMVPHGFLHLRKAGVLIREVFADAALQELLDSDAITHTVNEETLLALKKRGRIHCPLTPDDTAFLQRFGIVDPSYSWRGHKLLTPDGEEEECDLHSEHGRRRLIGSCLNNKLKGGIWLHGGFYLGPEVMYRELRDLAPIERAGIDMTSIDFTNDLRGQQMLKQVQRKHARFVNSAMMVTLGGAVISDALMDNQVVSGVGGQYNFVAQAFALPGARSIIALPSIRVRDGICESNIVWEYPHTTIPRHLRDIVVTEYGAVDLRGKTDRDVMVSMLSICDTRFQAVLLEQAKYAGKIEKDFTIPAEFNRNSPEHIAEVFSDEKSLAMLPYYPLGTDFTDEEGWLAVALQQLRAADRSWWRMLLTVIKGRRVWRDNSDQFAFIHRCLERMGCDHSDTYEHRLEAYVIAAALHEYIDPRRPLCG, from the coding sequence ATGGAAGTTTCTCCTGATAATGTTCCCCAGCGGTTTACCGGCGCCGAGGAGTGTATCGATGCTCTGTTACGCAGGGTCGGTAAAAAGATTGTGCTGGGGTTACCCCTCGGATTGGGAAAAGCCAATCACTTTGCCAATGCCCTTTACGCGCGTGCCGCTGCAGACCCTTCTATTTCTCTGACCATTTATACCGCCCTGACCCTTGAGCGACCCAGGGGGGACAGTGATATCACGCGCCGTTTTGTACAGCCTTTACTGGATCGCCTTTACAGTCACTACCAGGATCTTGGTTATGTGACGGCAAGGAGACAAGGGCAGCTTCCCAATAATATTGAGGTGATAGAGTTTTTTATGGAGCCCGGTGCTTTGCTGGGTAATCGCTATGCTCAGCAACATTATGTCAGCACTAATTATACCGAGGTGCCCGAAGATCTCTTGCGCAATGGGATCAATGTGATCGCGCAAATGGTGTCCCCCTCACCGGCGGGTGGCAAATACAGTTTGAGCTGTAATCCGGATCTGACCCTGCCACTTTTAAAGCTGGCCTCCGATCGCAAAGGGCAATCGCTTTTTTTACTGGGAGAGGTAAATCATCAATTACCTTATATGCCGGGCAGTAGTGAGCTTGCGGAAGGCGCTTTCGATTTTTTGTTAGAAGGTAACCAGTTCAATACTCCATTGTTTGCCGCTCCTGCAATGCCGGTGAGTTTTACCGAATATGCTATCGGTTTTCATATTGCCAGCCTGATCGCTGATGGTGGTACTTTACAAGTGGGTATCGGGGCGCTCGGCGATGCGGTGTGTCATGCCTTGCGCTTGCGTCACAAAGAGAATCCGCTCTTCACTCGCCTGCTGGATAAGTTAGCCGATTCAGAGTCATCCGCATACCGAAAAAACCTCCCCCTACAAAAGACGCCCTTTCAACAGGGACTATATGGTGCCAGTGAAATGGTTCCCCATGGCTTTTTACATCTGCGTAAGGCGGGGGTTTTAATCCGTGAAGTGTTTGCTGATGCGGCACTGCAGGAGTTGCTGGACTCGGATGCGATCACCCATACAGTGAACGAAGAGACTCTGCTCGCTCTGAAAAAGAGAGGGCGTATCCACTGCCCGTTAACCCCTGATGATACGGCGTTTTTGCAGCGTTTTGGTATTGTGGATCCAAGTTACAGTTGGCGCGGCCACAAGTTGTTAACACCCGATGGCGAAGAGGAGGAGTGTGACCTACACAGTGAGCACGGCCGTCGACGATTGATAGGCAGTTGTTTGAACAACAAACTTAAAGGCGGTATCTGGTTGCACGGTGGTTTTTACCTTGGCCCTGAGGTGATGTATCGAGAGTTACGGGATCTAGCCCCCATTGAGCGGGCCGGTATCGATATGACTTCTATCGATTTCACCAACGATCTGCGCGGCCAACAAATGCTGAAGCAAGTCCAGCGCAAACACGCACGTTTTGTAAATTCAGCCATGATGGTGACATTGGGCGGAGCCGTTATTTCCGATGCTTTAATGGATAATCAGGTAGTTAGTGGTGTTGGAGGGCAATACAATTTTGTTGCCCAGGCCTTTGCACTGCCTGGGGCCCGCTCCATTATTGCCCTGCCGAGCATACGCGTTCGCGACGGAATTTGTGAAAGTAATATTGTCTGGGAATACCCCCACACCACTATACCTCGGCACTTGCGGGATATTGTGGTAACTGAATACGGCGCGGTGGACCTGCGGGGTAAAACAGACCGGGACGTGATGGTTTCCATGCTCAGTATTTGCGATACACGATTTCAGGCAGTGTTGCTGGAACAGGCCAAATATGCAGGCAAAATCGAAAAGGACTTCACTATTCCGGCCGAGTTTAATCGAAATAGCCCGGAGCATATTGCCGAGGTCTTTTCCGATGAAAAGTCCCTCGCCATGTTGCCTTACTATCCGCTGGGTACGGACTTTACCGATGAAGAGGGATGGCTGGCTGTCGCACTTCAGCAGTTGAGAGCGGCTGACCGCAGCTGGTGGCGAATGCTGCTAACGGTGATCAAGGGGCGTAGAGTGTGGCGGGACAATTCTGATCAGTTCGCGTTTATCCATCGCTGTCTGGAGCGGATGGGTTGTGACCATTCGGATACCTATGAGCACCGCCTGGAGGCCTATGTTATTGCCGCCGCGCTGCATGAATATATTGACCCTCGCCGTCCCCTCTGTGGATAG